A window of Castanea sativa cultivar Marrone di Chiusa Pesio chromosome 1, ASM4071231v1 contains these coding sequences:
- the LOC142622597 gene encoding cystinosin homolog has translation MANWNSIPLEITYEVLGWTAFISWSISFYPQVILNFRRKSVVGLNFDFVVLNLTKHSSYLIYNAALYFSSAIQKQYFEKYGQDQMIPVAANDVAFSIHAVLLTAITLFQIAIYERGSQKVSKITIGIVSAVWLFAAVCIFLALPSHSWLWLISIFNSIQVFMTVIKYIPQVFMNFVRKSTDGFSIGNILLDFSGGVANYGQMAVQSIDQDSWVNFYGNIGKTLLSLVSIFFDIIFIFQHYVIYPHKKAQVSSKLVEEEHTERLVKSPEHPESENV, from the exons atggcaAACTGGAATTCAATTCCTCTGGAAATCACGTACGAGGTACTAGGATGGACAGCTTTCATATCATGGTCCATCAGTTTCTACCCGCAAGTCATCTTGAATTTCCGTAGGAAAAG TGTTGTGGGGTTGAACTTCGATTTCGTGGTGCTGAATTTGACGAAGCACTCTTCGTATCTCATATACAACGCGGCCCTCTACTTTAGCTCCGCTATTCAGAAGCAgtactttgaaaaatatggcCAGGACCAG ATGATACCTGTAGCTGCAAATGATGTCGCTTTCTCTATCCACGCTGTTCTTTTGACTGCAATTACCTTGTTCCAAATTGCAATCTATGAA CGTGGAAGCCAGAAGGTTTCCAAGATAACAATTGGAATTGTCTCTGCTGTGTGGTTGTTTGCTGCTGTATGTATTTTCTTGGCTTTGCCAAGCCATTCTTGGCTTTGGCTAATCTCCATCTTTAA ctcaattcaagtttttatgaCGGTGATCAAATATATTCCCCAG GTGTTTATGAACTTTGTAAGAAAGAGCACAGATGGGTTCAGCATTGGCAACATTTTACTCGATTTTTCTGGAGGGGTGGCAAATTATGGACAGATGGCCGTGCAATCTATAGATCAAG ATTCTTGGGTGAACTTTTATGGAAACATAGGGAAGACATTGCTATCTCTG GTTTCTATATTCTTTGAcataattttcatatttcaacATTATGTCATCTATCCTCACAAGAAAGCCCAAGTCTCTTCTAAACTTGTTGAGGAGGAACACACTGAGCGGCTTGTTAAGTCTCCTGAACACCCAGAGTCAGAAAATGTGTAA
- the LOC142621639 gene encoding uncharacterized protein LOC142621639 — translation MRREGRQHGMVRTYEILPSSTNSKPETRVVNKYDSPPTAGLFTKVPSKPTNHSKFTGKCGTPGCTGCHDHPARKSKNKIKGTHKLKSHDVVSNSRLISWRVMDRKPGLNFSGFSATGILDHLYNDHINDNDDDDEEVYSDINENDHVYYGYGSSNNGDNKAEIEIKEDDDEKGDGNDDDKMSFCDVGFVLDQAEGDEGWCLVEEM, via the coding sequence ATGAGGAGAGAGGGTCGCCAACATGGGATGGTTAGGACCTACGAGATCCTACCATCTTCAACAAATTCGAAACCCGAAACCCGAGTCGTCAACAAATACGATTCGCCCCCGACGGCCGGGTTATTTACCAAGGTGCCATCCAAGCCCACGAACCACTCCAAGTTCACAGGCAAGTGTGGCACACCAGGGTGCACAGGGTGTCATGACCACCCAGCACGTAAGTCCAAGAACAAGATCAAGGGGACCCATAAGCTAAAGTCACACGATGTCGTTTCCAACTCTCGGTTAATCAGCTGGCGGGTCATGGATAGGAAACCCGGCTTgaatttttctgggttttctgCCACGGGTATTTTGGACCATCTTTATAATGATCATATCAacgataatgatgatgatgatgaagaagttTATAGTGATATTAATGAGAATGATCATGTATATTATGGTTATGGGTCTTCAAATAATGGGGACAACAAGGCAGAGATTGAGATTAAAGAAGATGACGACGAAAAAGGTGATGGTAATGATGATGATAAAATGAGTTTTTGTGATGTGGGATTTGTGTTGGACCAAGCTGAAGGAGATGAAGGTTGGTGTCTAGTGGAAGAAATGTGA
- the LOC142642994 gene encoding uncharacterized protein LOC142642994 translates to MANSLIIKTLNSIKRNPKFFTTFSSQSQIQTRLFTSIATAQEPQSEDPSSSAFTFSSDGKTHKNDNNSSIYVKAPSSNSQTTSSSSSVTMPMSFMTGSIVGKRFYNEVKVRESEDGVGWSVMLDYRTLKTPSKRPLKLPTLPLAKAVAAEWEYQETDGIRPFSMPLMKLACTALERVPLTRPKVIEHLMKKFNQDLVFCRAPEDNILTRGVHERQVEKIDPLLDWVESEFGFKPVVYSSFYGGKQEDGLIKAIENVLKKTDDCELAAIDAMASASHSLIIAIGICRGKLQIEDAIELIRLEEDLQVDKWGLVEGGHDLDIADLKVQISSAAVFLGLSRRI, encoded by the exons ATGGCGAATTCACTGATTATCAAAACCTTAAACTCCatcaaaagaaacccaaaatttttcacaacattCTCATCCCAATCCCAAATCCAAACTCGTCTCTTCACTTCCATTGCCACCGCCCAAGAGCCCCAATCCGAGGACCCATCTTCCTCGGCCTTCACATTCTCATCCGATGGTAAAACCCACAAAAACGACAACAACAGCAGCATTTACGTCAAGGCGCCAAGCTCCAATTCCCAGACGACATCGTCGTCGTCGTCCGTGACGATGCCGATGTCGTTTATGACTGGTTCGATAGTGGGGAAGAGGTTCTACAACGAGGTGAAGGTGAGAGAGTCCGAAGATGGGGTTGGGTGGTCGGTGATGCTTGATTACCGGACTCTCAAGACGCCATCGAAGAGGCCTCTCAAGCTCCCTACTTTGCCTCTCGCTAAGGCTGTTGCTGCCGAGTGGGAATATCAG GAAACAGATGGGATCAGACCCTTCTCGATGCCTCTAATGAAGCTTGCTTGTACTGCATTGGAAAGAGTTCCACTCACACGACCTAAGGTTATTGAACATTTGATGAAGAAATTTAATCAAGATCTGGTCTTCTGTCGAGCTCCGGAAGATAATATTCTGACAAGAGGCGTCCATG aacgTCAGGTGGAGAAAATTGATCCTTTACTTGATTGGGTAGAGTCTGAATTTGGCTTTAAGCCTGTTGTCTACTCCAGCTTTTATGGTGGAAAGCAGGAGGATGGTCTCATAAAGGCCATAGAGAACGTTCTGAAGAAAACAGATGACTGTGAATTGGCAGCAATTGATGCTATGGCATCTGCGTCACATTCTTTGATTATTGCGATCGGGATCTGTCGTGGGAAATTGCAGATTGAGGACGCAATTGAATTGATTAGACTTGAAGAAGATTTGCAG GTGGACAAGTGGGGTCTTGTAGAAGGAGGCCATGATTTGGATATTGCTGATCTCAAGGTACAGATCTCATCAGCTGCCGTATTCCTTGGCCTTTCCAGGAGGATATAA
- the LOC142642507 gene encoding protein WVD2-like 7 isoform X2, with protein MGDSACLMQPFSYTAGIPNEANEGNPIHALGQSISFGRFMSESLAWEKWSSFSHNRYVEEAERYARPGSVAQKKAFFEAHYKKIAAQKAAALLEQANAASNNAPKPAEEDFVNNISTNNSQTKSSKSDEVVNQQHEVKAPHSGAYSIVNDNKYSSNAEIDKFESNIVDVAAPEPKNQAFVKNSLEVEQSNHLDDADNHTVTETELGGTPQMEKPLLKSSKSNQDSLASMSKKKPSLSSSKPLIHNRASKLPSSPAKHTVPICPKKDYNATPMNQKPAIDCTDRKRSTPKSIHKSVNFTPIRELNRFTSTVMRKIESSRVGASSSKASKDCSTPLRTPTMVSKNDVEKQSSATPWSEKRRARTPIHPSASGSKTVGQRWRLLPSENKMQSPNLSTPFSFRTEERAERRKKKLEEKFNANEAQKVQLQTTLKEKAETEIRKLRQTLCFKARPLPNFYKERREPKDEIKKVPVTHPQSPMLGRKPTRIIVERPSIKRSGSKHVQGKDSQTPTHSLTSQFVVDTPENTSPNIQMDSQNYNYYK; from the exons ATGGGAGACTCTGCTTGTCTCATGCAACCATTCTCTTACACTGCTGGCATTCCCAATGAAGCCAATGAG GGAAACCCCATACATGCTCTGGGGCAGTCAATCTCATTTGGGAGATTCATGTCAGAGTCCTTAGCCTGGGAGAAGTGGTCAAGCTTCTCCCACAACCGCTATGTTGAAGAAGCTGAAAGGTATGCCAGGCCTGGCTCAGTAGCTCAGAAGAAAGCTTTCTTTGAAGCTCATTACAAGAAAATTGCTGCTCAAAAGGCAGCAGCCTTGCTTGAACAAGCAAATGCTGCATCAAATAATGCCCCAAAACCAGCTGAAGAAGATTTTGTTAACAATATTAGTACCAATAATTCGCAGACGAAAAGTTCAAAATCCGACGAGGTTGTCAACCAACAACATGAGGTCAAGGCCCCACATAGTGGGGCATATTCCATTGTTAATGACAATAAATATAGCTCAAATGCTGAGATAGATAAATTTGAAAgtaatattgtggatgtagctGCCCCGGAACCCAAAAACCAAGCTTTTGTGAAGAATTCTTTGGAAGTTGAACAATCAAACCACCTAGATGATGCTGACAATCACACGGTAACTGAAACGGAGCTTGGGGGAACGCCCCAAATGGAGAAACCTCTATTGAAG AGTtccaaatcaaatcaagattCTTTGGCATCAATGAGCAAGAAGAAACCATCGCTTTCTTCCTCGAAGCCATTGATTCATAATAGAGCATCTAAGCTCCCATCTTCACCTGCCAAACACACAGTTCCAATCTGTCCCAAGAAGGATTATAATGCCACTCCAATGAACCAGAAGCCTGCAATAGACTGTACAGATAGGAAGAGATCAACTCCAAAATCAATTCATAAGTCAGTCAATTTCACTCCTATTAGAGAACTTAATAGATTCACTTCAACAGTTATGAGGAAGATTGAAAGTTCAAGAGTTGGTGCTAGTTCTTCCAAGGCATCTAAGGATTGCTCAACTCCTTTGAGGACCCCAACTATG GTATCTAAAAATGACGTAGAAAAGCAATCTTCAGCTACCCCTTGGTCAGAGAAGAGAAG GGCCAGAACACCAATCCATCCCTCAGCCTCCGGAAGTAAAACGGTCGGCCAGAGATGGCGCTTGCTCCCTTCTGA AAACAAAATGCAGTCCCCAAATTTATCCACCCCTTTCAGCTTTAGGACAGAAGAAAGAGccgaaagaagaaagaag AAGCTAGAAGAGAAGTTCAATGCTAATGAGGCACAAAAGGTGCAGCTGCAAACGACACTCAAG GAGAAAGCAGAAACAGAAATTAGAAAATTGCGCCAAACCCTTTGCTTCAAAGCCAGGCCACTGCCTAATTTTTACAAGGAAAGGAGAGAGCCAAAGGACGAGATAAAGAAG GTTCCAGTAACACATCCTCAGTCACCCATGTTAGGTAGAAAGCCCACTCGCATCATAGTAGAGAGGCCTTCAATCAAAAGAAGTGGCTCCAAGCATGTCCAGGGAAAGGATAGTCAAACTCCGACTCATTCTCTTACTTCACAATTTGTAGTGGATACTCCTGAGAATACATCTCCAAATATTCAGATGGATAGCCAGAACTACAATTATTACAAATGA
- the LOC142642507 gene encoding protein WVD2-like 7 isoform X1: MGDSACLMQPFSYTAGIPNEANEGNPIHALGQSISFGRFMSESLAWEKWSSFSHNRYVEEAERYARPGSVAQKKAFFEAHYKKIAAQKAAALLEQANAASNNAPKPAEEDFVNNISTNNSQTKSSKSDEVVNQQHEVKAPHSGAYSIVNDNKYSSNAEIDKFESNIVDVAAPEPKNQAFVKNSLEVEQSNHLDDADNHTVTETELGGTPQMEKPLLKSSKSNQDSLASMSKKKPSLSSSKPLIHNRASKLPSSPAKHTVPICPKKDYNATPMNQKPAIDCTDRKRSTPKSIHKSVNFTPIRELNRFTSTVMRKIESSRVGASSSKASKDCSTPLRTPTMVSKNDVEKQSSATPWSEKRRARTPIHPSASGSKTVGQRWRLLPSDCSKYLSACRNKMQSPNLSTPFSFRTEERAERRKKKLEEKFNANEAQKVQLQTTLKEKAETEIRKLRQTLCFKARPLPNFYKERREPKDEIKKVPVTHPQSPMLGRKPTRIIVERPSIKRSGSKHVQGKDSQTPTHSLTSQFVVDTPENTSPNIQMDSQNYNYYK; the protein is encoded by the exons ATGGGAGACTCTGCTTGTCTCATGCAACCATTCTCTTACACTGCTGGCATTCCCAATGAAGCCAATGAG GGAAACCCCATACATGCTCTGGGGCAGTCAATCTCATTTGGGAGATTCATGTCAGAGTCCTTAGCCTGGGAGAAGTGGTCAAGCTTCTCCCACAACCGCTATGTTGAAGAAGCTGAAAGGTATGCCAGGCCTGGCTCAGTAGCTCAGAAGAAAGCTTTCTTTGAAGCTCATTACAAGAAAATTGCTGCTCAAAAGGCAGCAGCCTTGCTTGAACAAGCAAATGCTGCATCAAATAATGCCCCAAAACCAGCTGAAGAAGATTTTGTTAACAATATTAGTACCAATAATTCGCAGACGAAAAGTTCAAAATCCGACGAGGTTGTCAACCAACAACATGAGGTCAAGGCCCCACATAGTGGGGCATATTCCATTGTTAATGACAATAAATATAGCTCAAATGCTGAGATAGATAAATTTGAAAgtaatattgtggatgtagctGCCCCGGAACCCAAAAACCAAGCTTTTGTGAAGAATTCTTTGGAAGTTGAACAATCAAACCACCTAGATGATGCTGACAATCACACGGTAACTGAAACGGAGCTTGGGGGAACGCCCCAAATGGAGAAACCTCTATTGAAG AGTtccaaatcaaatcaagattCTTTGGCATCAATGAGCAAGAAGAAACCATCGCTTTCTTCCTCGAAGCCATTGATTCATAATAGAGCATCTAAGCTCCCATCTTCACCTGCCAAACACACAGTTCCAATCTGTCCCAAGAAGGATTATAATGCCACTCCAATGAACCAGAAGCCTGCAATAGACTGTACAGATAGGAAGAGATCAACTCCAAAATCAATTCATAAGTCAGTCAATTTCACTCCTATTAGAGAACTTAATAGATTCACTTCAACAGTTATGAGGAAGATTGAAAGTTCAAGAGTTGGTGCTAGTTCTTCCAAGGCATCTAAGGATTGCTCAACTCCTTTGAGGACCCCAACTATG GTATCTAAAAATGACGTAGAAAAGCAATCTTCAGCTACCCCTTGGTCAGAGAAGAGAAG GGCCAGAACACCAATCCATCCCTCAGCCTCCGGAAGTAAAACGGTCGGCCAGAGATGGCGCTTGCTCCCTTCTGA TTGTTCCAAATATTTGAGTGCATGCAGAAACAAAATGCAGTCCCCAAATTTATCCACCCCTTTCAGCTTTAGGACAGAAGAAAGAGccgaaagaagaaagaag AAGCTAGAAGAGAAGTTCAATGCTAATGAGGCACAAAAGGTGCAGCTGCAAACGACACTCAAG GAGAAAGCAGAAACAGAAATTAGAAAATTGCGCCAAACCCTTTGCTTCAAAGCCAGGCCACTGCCTAATTTTTACAAGGAAAGGAGAGAGCCAAAGGACGAGATAAAGAAG GTTCCAGTAACACATCCTCAGTCACCCATGTTAGGTAGAAAGCCCACTCGCATCATAGTAGAGAGGCCTTCAATCAAAAGAAGTGGCTCCAAGCATGTCCAGGGAAAGGATAGTCAAACTCCGACTCATTCTCTTACTTCACAATTTGTAGTGGATACTCCTGAGAATACATCTCCAAATATTCAGATGGATAGCCAGAACTACAATTATTACAAATGA
- the LOC142642507 gene encoding protein WVD2-like 7 isoform X3 yields the protein MGDSACLMQPFSYTAGIPNEANEGNPIHALGQSISFGRFMSESLAWEKWSSFSHNRYVEEAERYARPGSVAQKKAFFEAHYKKIAAQKAAALLEQANAASNNAPKPAEEDFVNNISTNNSQTKSSKSDEVVNQQHEVKAPHSGAYSIVNDNKYSSNAEIDKFESNIVDVAAPEPKNQAFVKNSLEVEQSNHLDDADNHTVTETELGGTPQMEKPLLKSSKSNQDSLASMSKKKPSLSSSKPLIHNRASKLPSSPAKHTVPICPKKDYNATPMNQKPAIDCTDRKRSTPKSIHKSVNFTPIRELNRFTSTVMRKIESSRVGASSSKASKDCSTPLRTPTMVSKNDVEKQSSATPWSEKRRNKMQSPNLSTPFSFRTEERAERRKKKLEEKFNANEAQKVQLQTTLKEKAETEIRKLRQTLCFKARPLPNFYKERREPKDEIKKVPVTHPQSPMLGRKPTRIIVERPSIKRSGSKHVQGKDSQTPTHSLTSQFVVDTPENTSPNIQMDSQNYNYYK from the exons ATGGGAGACTCTGCTTGTCTCATGCAACCATTCTCTTACACTGCTGGCATTCCCAATGAAGCCAATGAG GGAAACCCCATACATGCTCTGGGGCAGTCAATCTCATTTGGGAGATTCATGTCAGAGTCCTTAGCCTGGGAGAAGTGGTCAAGCTTCTCCCACAACCGCTATGTTGAAGAAGCTGAAAGGTATGCCAGGCCTGGCTCAGTAGCTCAGAAGAAAGCTTTCTTTGAAGCTCATTACAAGAAAATTGCTGCTCAAAAGGCAGCAGCCTTGCTTGAACAAGCAAATGCTGCATCAAATAATGCCCCAAAACCAGCTGAAGAAGATTTTGTTAACAATATTAGTACCAATAATTCGCAGACGAAAAGTTCAAAATCCGACGAGGTTGTCAACCAACAACATGAGGTCAAGGCCCCACATAGTGGGGCATATTCCATTGTTAATGACAATAAATATAGCTCAAATGCTGAGATAGATAAATTTGAAAgtaatattgtggatgtagctGCCCCGGAACCCAAAAACCAAGCTTTTGTGAAGAATTCTTTGGAAGTTGAACAATCAAACCACCTAGATGATGCTGACAATCACACGGTAACTGAAACGGAGCTTGGGGGAACGCCCCAAATGGAGAAACCTCTATTGAAG AGTtccaaatcaaatcaagattCTTTGGCATCAATGAGCAAGAAGAAACCATCGCTTTCTTCCTCGAAGCCATTGATTCATAATAGAGCATCTAAGCTCCCATCTTCACCTGCCAAACACACAGTTCCAATCTGTCCCAAGAAGGATTATAATGCCACTCCAATGAACCAGAAGCCTGCAATAGACTGTACAGATAGGAAGAGATCAACTCCAAAATCAATTCATAAGTCAGTCAATTTCACTCCTATTAGAGAACTTAATAGATTCACTTCAACAGTTATGAGGAAGATTGAAAGTTCAAGAGTTGGTGCTAGTTCTTCCAAGGCATCTAAGGATTGCTCAACTCCTTTGAGGACCCCAACTATG GTATCTAAAAATGACGTAGAAAAGCAATCTTCAGCTACCCCTTGGTCAGAGAAGAGAAG AAACAAAATGCAGTCCCCAAATTTATCCACCCCTTTCAGCTTTAGGACAGAAGAAAGAGccgaaagaagaaagaag AAGCTAGAAGAGAAGTTCAATGCTAATGAGGCACAAAAGGTGCAGCTGCAAACGACACTCAAG GAGAAAGCAGAAACAGAAATTAGAAAATTGCGCCAAACCCTTTGCTTCAAAGCCAGGCCACTGCCTAATTTTTACAAGGAAAGGAGAGAGCCAAAGGACGAGATAAAGAAG GTTCCAGTAACACATCCTCAGTCACCCATGTTAGGTAGAAAGCCCACTCGCATCATAGTAGAGAGGCCTTCAATCAAAAGAAGTGGCTCCAAGCATGTCCAGGGAAAGGATAGTCAAACTCCGACTCATTCTCTTACTTCACAATTTGTAGTGGATACTCCTGAGAATACATCTCCAAATATTCAGATGGATAGCCAGAACTACAATTATTACAAATGA
- the LOC142630833 gene encoding protein FAR1-RELATED SEQUENCE 5-like: MGSGEPNITGHPQEKDIENECQTSSTLVIDTKQESQSPKESFVEQGHVVVGGEHESQSPTVSSVDKSQVVIDSDHDSETPSVSSVDKSQEEIDGEDCQTPRVSNVSKFEMDIVGEQECQNPNAISAGVSVVVKSEDDVYVIPKVGMEFESEDEAYKCYSRYAVLEGFSIRKDFVNKSRVNGAVVSRRYTCYRQGYRPTKYNSNVKKSRQETRTGCLAHMTIARQPNGKFRVTHFETKHNHEFVTPSTAHKLPSQKRLKFAQAVEADSTSHSGMDGVPKLGMGFDSEDHAYEFYNTYAGRVGFSVRKDYVNRSKIDGAVASRRFTCFREGFRQKDKRDMNVKRPRKETRIGCLAQLVISRQPDGKYRVTHFEEKHNHELVAACRVRMLRSQKRLAVAQAVDGNFVDGSKIEPKSACELQYKMIGDCEYIGYDPIDYKSKLPSRRMKELREGEAERMQQYFQSKQLKNPSFFYAIQLDADDQLANVFWADAKMVVDYSDFGDVVCFDTTCRLYRDCRPFSTFIGMNHHKQMVIFGAALLYDETVESFKWLFRTFIEAMSGKKPKTILTDGDATITEAIDLILPGTPHRMCVWHVYQNALKQLNHMVVGSDSFINDLSSCFFEHEDEDDFINGWKAMLDVYGLWENEWLHEIFECREKWAVVYGRHNFCADLKSALLRENFTATLKKYLKSDSDVLPFFKHLGKVVNEWHYKELEANFDMSQHMPRLMGDVIMLKQARDIYTPKIFELFQLEYETCLNIVVNQCTESESLFEYKVSIYGQLSEYTVTFNSTDETVACNCMKFEFMGVLCSHALKVLDYRNIKLLPTKYILKRWTKDARV; this comes from the coding sequence ATGGGCAGTGGTGAGCCTAATATAACAGGTCATCCACAGGAAAAGGATATCGAAAATGAATGTCAAACATCATCCACATTGGTGATTGATACAAAGCAGGAATCTCAGAGCCCAAAAGAATCCTTCGTTGAACAGGGTCACGTGGTTGTTGGTGGTGAGCATGAGAGTCAAAGTCCTACTGTTTCTTCTGTTGACAAGAGTCAGGTAGTTATTGACAGTGATCATGATTCCGAGACTCCAAGTGTTTCTTCTGTTGACAAAAGTCAGGAGGAAATTGATGGTGAGGACTGTCAGACCCCAAGGGTTTCCAACGTTAGCAAGTTTGAGATGGACATTGTTGGTGAGCAGGAGTGTCAGAACCCAAATGCTATCTCTGCAGGGGTCAGCGTAGTTGTAAAGAGTGAGGATGATGTATATGTGATACCAAAAGTTGGCATGGAGTTTGAATCAGAAGATGAGGCATACAAGTGCTACAGTAGATATGCTGTTCTGGAAGGTTTCAGCATTCGAAAAGATTTTGTAAACAAAAGTAGGGTAAATGGTGCAGTTGTCTCTAGAAGGTACACTTGCTACAGACAAGGTTATCGGCCTACCAAATATaattcaaatgtgaaaaaatccCGGCAGGAAACAAGAACTGGTTGCTTGGCACATATGACTATTGCGCGTCAGCCTAATGGTAAGTTTCGTGTCACTCATTTTGAGACAAAGCACAATCATGAGTTTGTTACGCCATCTACAGCTCATAAGTTACCTTCACAAAAGAGATTAAAATTTGCTCAAGCAGTCGAAGCTGATTCAACCAGTCATTCTGGGATGGATGGGGTACCAAAACTTGGGATGGGATTTGACTCAGAGGATCATGCCTATGAGTTTTACAATACATATGCTGGACGGGTAGGATTCAGTGTCCGGAAAGATTATGTAAATAGGAGTAAGATAGATGGTGCTGTGGCATCTAGACGGTTTACGTGTTTTAGAGAAGGTTTTCGACAGAAGGACAAGCGGGATATGAATGTGAAGAGACCTCGAAAGGAAACAAGAATTGGCTGTTTGGCACAACTGGTCATTTCTCGTCAGCCTGATGGTAAATATCGTGTCACTCACTTTGAAGAAAAGCACAATCATGAGCTTGTTGCAGCATGTAGAGTTCGCATGTTACGATCTCAAAAGAGACTAGCTGTAGCTCAGGCTGTTGATGGCAACTTTGTTGATGGTTCTAAGATCGAGCCAAAATCAGCCTGTGAGTTACAATATAAGATGATTGGAGATTGTGAGTATATTGGTTATGACCCCATAGATTATAAAAGTAAACTACCTTCCCGTCGTATGAAGGAGTTGAGAGAAGGAGAAGCGGAAAGGATGCAGCAATATTTTCAAAGCAAACAATTAAAGAATCCCTCTTTCTTTTATGCTATCCAACTTGATGCTGATGATCAACTAGCTAATGTATTTTGGGCTGATGCAAAGATGGTGGTGGACTACAGTGATTTTGGTGATGTGGTTTGCTTTGATACAACTTGCAGATTATATAGAGATTGCCGACCTTTTTCAACTTTCATTGGGATGAACCATCATAAGCAAATGGTGATTTTTGGTGCTGCACTTTTATACGATGAAACTGTTGAATCTTTCAAATGGCTGTTTCGAACTTTCATAGAAGCAATGTCTGGGAAGAAGCCAAAGACTATCCTCACAGATGGAGATGCAACAATCACTGAAGCAATTGATTTAATATTGCCTGGAACACCTCATCGAATGTGTGTATGGCATGTGTACCAAAATGCGCTTAAGCAACTTAATCACATGGTTGTGGGCTCAGATTCTTTCATAAATGATTTAAGCAGTTGCTTTTTTGAACATGAGGACGAGGATGATTTCATTAATGGATGGAAGGCTATGCTAGACGTTTATGGTCTGTGGGAAAATGAGTGGTTGCATGAGATATTTGAATGTAGAGAGAAATGGGCTGTAGTATATGGAAGGCATAACTTTTGTGCTGACTTAAAAAGTGCACTATTGCGTGAAAATTTTACTGCTACCTTAAAGAAGTATCTAAAGTCTGACTCAGATGTGCTTCCATTTTTCAAACATCTTGGGAAGGTGGTGAATGAATGGCACTATAAAGAATTAGAAGCTAATTTTGATATGAGCCAACATATGCCAAGACTAATGGGGGATGTAATTATGCTGAAGCAGGCAAGAGATATATATACACCAAAAATTTTTGAATTGTTCCAGCTAGAATATGAAACATGTTTAAATATTGTTGTAAACCAATGTACTGAGAGTGAATCATTGTTTGAGTACAAAGTAAGCATATATGGGCAACTAAGCGAGTACACAGTTACTTTTAATTCCACTGATGAGACTGTTGCCTGTAATTGTATGAAATTCGAGTTTATGGGAGTTTTATGTAGCCATGCATTAAAAGTGCTCGATTATAGGAACATAAAGCTGCTACCAACCAAGTACATCCTGAAGAGGTGGACAAAAGATGCAAGAGTCTGA